The Acropora palmata chromosome 3, jaAcrPala1.3, whole genome shotgun sequence nucleotide sequence ATTAAAGTATCGTCTACATCAACTTTGTAGCCAGAAGGACAGACGACGAACTTACAGCTCTAAACTTCAAGATAAATAGTTGCGAAAATCCCGCTTAAAAATAACACAATCTTTAAAAACACTGTTTAACCcattcaattttttgcttACTCATTTCCGCAGTAATCTACTTTAAGTCTCTCCAATAACGTGATACTGGGAATACAAAActcagttgttgttttttctgtcTGGCTAGGATTGGTCACCACAGTTTCTGGTCTATGGAGACATGGGTCGAGTGGGTGGTGCGCCCAGCCTTCAACGGCTCATTCAAGAGGCCAGGTCAGGTCATAATACGGCCGTGTTGCATGTAGGGGACTTTGCTTACGACTTCCATACGTCAGGAGGACTAGTGAGTTAATAAACTGTTAGCATAATTTCcaacgaaaaaataaaagttaacTAACCTTCTTCGCCGTCACTTCTGAGTTTATACGAGAAATAGATGATTATTTATTCCACCGACAAAGTAGTTGCAGAGTCATAATTCCGCGTTGTAAAAAgagtattttaaaaataaaactcatGTATTAAGATTAGTGCAGTGTACAACAATCAGAAATTATCTTGGGCGGGAAAAAATGGAGCGTGCGAACGCGCATTTAGAATTGGCTGGAAAACTGCCCTTGCAAGGACACATTCAGGACATGACACGGTAAAACTGGTAAAGATATTTTCTATGTCAGACTGTTTGGTACGGAAGAGGTTTTTTCATGTGATACTTTCTTGCGTCTTTTTTGACATAGTATGGGGATGCCTTCATGAACAGAATCCAGGACATGGCTGCCCGGATACCCTACATGACATGTGTTGGAAATCATGGTATTTATCTACAAAAGCGACCAGTGCTTCGAGACTTCAGTAACCTTTTTCGAATTTGCCTACTGAGTTAAAGTTTGTAACTTCgtgttgttttgctttttcctcATTAATTCATGAACTGTAGAGTAAGAGGATAAAACTTACAGTCTTACTTAGTcttaagtatttcaaatttgctcGATATATACGATATttgttatttctctttttgtccTCAAGAATCAGGGGAAAATTGTAGTGAGTTCAAGCTTTTGTTTCTAGTAAAGCAAATTGTATCTCGTTTATTcctaatgaaaataataatatcgCTTGCGTAGTAGGGTTACCAGGTAGTcgatatttagtaaataaaccacTTTTGGAAGCTGGTATAAATTTTTGGAGGATATTGTTCAAGCCTGAGATTGTCCAAACAATGAACAGTTAGCCGAGGAGCGAAGCTTCGACGttaactgtgaaattttgaggactgGCAATCTTTCAGCCGATGTCTATGTCTATGtctatgtatatgtatatttattaaattctaaacctcggataatgcatttcgcgtactctgattggttcactcaatcttggttatcagctcatatacctttgtttgaccttatatggtaaatgattgctgtaagcgttgctaagctaaaaatgttttcgccggaaagcgaaatttttctctgaataaagccaaaaaagagaagaaaataaacttttttgtggaaagtttggatcaatgccgacgtttagaagtacgcgaaaagacaagaaatgttttttgtgatgagccagtacgtctgtctgaccacaaagtgttacacaacatcgcatcttcatcaagttttttttcgatttggcacagattttctcgcttttttcgctcgtatttcgtacttcaaattttttggagtttaaggaatttaataaaacaattattccattctcgcttgttggatatgagactggttatagccaactcggcgctgcgcgcctcgttggttatttgccatctcatatccaacgcgcgctcatggaataattgttaagtatacGTTTATGTATATATAGAGGTAATCGCATGACTTTTActggtatttggcaataataccgccAGTGATATTTCAAACTACGAATCGCAAAGCGGCTAGTGGTATTtggataattttgaaatatcacgagccagtattattgccaaataccacgTTCAGGTCATACTATTATTTGTCTATGATAGAAGCCAAGAAATTTTCGGTAACGCACAAGAGATTTTTATTTCGTTACGgatgaaaaacacaaacacaggCATCTGCATtcgtaacaatctttttacgtcaatgaaaaaaaaaagattgacgGTTTTTTGTGAAATCCAGTTCAAACCATGGaaggcaaacaacatgaaataGTCCAGTGAAAGTATTTTGAAATCACCGCTTTTTGCAAATTTCGGCAAAAATTCGCGAGAGACATTCTTTCAGTTCTTTAGCTTCGTACTCGACAATGTCATCGTTTAGACCCTTGCTTTCTGCCCACGACTTCCAAACATTCATCCACGTTTTGGTAGTTTTGactgtatttttgtttactgCTTTTTCAGCGCGCTTCTGTATTTCCTTCCCGGAAATTTGCGGGAATCTTGCCGCcaatttttttgacaacaAAAGCGAAAACGTTATTGTGTTCAGAGTTGTCATGGTAACCTTGTTATACCGTCcattttttgctgttataccacTATTACCCGGAAATAGTGATATAGTAGTGATACACAAATGGAAGTGCTTATTCCATCGACCAAATTACAATTACGGCCATCAGTGATTCAATGACTTACCGGGTTTGGTTTTTATTTGCAGAAATACCTTTTAACTTCAGTCACTATCGCCACAGATTTTCTATGCCGCAGCTTGTATGGCCGACTACAGTAAGCCGTATGTGGTACAGCTTTGATGTCGCCAAGGCCCACTTCATCGCGTAAGATATAAATACAGCGTTTATTTTAGCTGCTTATTGCCTagaggtttccaagaaatgttTTCCGGAAAAGGGCCCAATGGTTCTTGTCTCCCGTTTTTCCAAAGTTAAGTGCTGTCCGGCGGTAAATCCACCTCCATTTGATAAGTACTTCCGAGACCTAATGTGTTCAGTATCTACTGAATAATGATTTACCCTATGGACCGTGCAATCCATACTTTGGACAACTGGGACCTGGTGAACGACCTAGTTACATCTGTTCAAGAAAAAACTGAGGCTTTGGTCTGCCAAGAGGAGCGCCAGGGTGTGGAAGGTTAAGCATTGCTTGTCCTTATCTGTAATGTTTTAGGATGCAAAATCATTTGAAATGTCGAAATGTCTCCCCGAAAGCACCAACACGACAAAGACAAACAGCTACCGAGTGTctagttagggttagggttcaAGTAAAGCTGATCTTGTATTTAACTTTTGTCTTCTCGTCAGTTATTCCACCGAGGTTTATTTCACACATGGTCCGGTCGAGGAGCAACTTGTTTGGCTAACGAACGACCTCAAGGAAGCGAACAAACCTGAGAATAGAGCTAAGAGGCCTTGGATCATAGCGTTCGGTCACAGGCCAATGTATTGCTCCAATATTGATAACGATGACTGTACGACGCTGCATTCTGTGGTGAGGAAAAGGTAGGAAATGCATTAGACCCGGAGAAAAATCAGCGCTCAACAATGGTGGGCGCTTTCTGAGGTTTCTTCTCATGTAAATGACATTGTACTCAATAAACATTAGCACccactttattttttatttaactgtGTGTTATGATATTGGAAGCCCATAATTAACTCAGCCATCGTATGTAGTGAGCTACGTAGACTCATCCGTGACACACTGGCCTAACggctcgtgtgccacttttttgttcttacctcAAACCATCTGTCAACCAGTTGGCTCAGGTGGTTGAGCATCGAGCTACtgtgcgggaggtcgtgagttcaaacGACCAGGTCGAACCATCTCCTAGGGTCTTAAAGTAACTAAGTAGAAAGCgctgcctttgtaatgacatctgcaaatggttagactctccagtcttctcggataaggacagtaaaccgtaggccccgtctcacaacccttcaaTGTCCACAGCTCGTAAAAGACCCCATACACTATTCGCAAAGCGTAGGGCATAGAGTTCCCTGTGTTGTGATTTGTTCTCTTTAACAAACTGGGCTCATACAAGTTGTTTATCTGAAATGGTTATACTctgtataaataaagttttgcTATACAATTGTCTTTTCAGCCTTGAACCGCTGTTTTTCCAGTACGGAGTGGATATCATTATTCAAGCGCATGAGCATTCTTATGAACGCCTCTGGCCAGTATTCAATGGCACCGTGACGGATCATAGCTACAACAATCCCAAGGCGCCAGTCCACTTGATATCGGGCGCGGCCGGCTGCAACGAGGTTCTGGGGATATGCTTGGACCCAATGCTTGGGCCCAGGGGTATGAAATTTTTTCACtcattttaaatgaagattATTACGCATCGATACATATCGCATTAGGGGACGGGGTTAACGGGGAAGGATGGGGAAACTGAATGGAGAGGGAGATCGGAGCTTTCTCTATCACCATCAGCATAGAGGCTAGAAAGTTGTTTTACACTCCGCTAAGTAAAAAGTTTTGATGGAGATTTGTTTGCAGAAATCTCTCGGAGTTAACTTGGAATATTTCATATTGTATCTTGTagatttctttatttcactACTGTAGTATTCGTATcgtattatttttaaacacaACCATCTTGACCTCGTGGCTTTGTATACTAGAGTCTAATGACGCCATTTATTGTAACAGCGTGCATCAAACCAATATTTTTTGCGTAAGGTCTTTTCGACTAAACGATTTTTAAGGTGCATTAAATATCAAGCAattatttcagtttcagtAAATGGCTTTGATGAATGTTCGATGGCAGCCGTTGCAACTAGTTTGTTTGCAATAAGGAAATACAGTAATGCGAAATCATGCGCATTCTACATGATTGGTTTTTCAATTATCTTTCCACCGATGTTGGATGAAACCATAACTTTTGATAGCAGCCCCAAATAATCTGTTGGCCGGTTTGGTAACCGGATTACACAACcctgaaaacattttcaaatttgccaattACTCTAGTAATCTCTTGGCTGCCTGGAATGTTcacttgtttctttatttctggTTTGGTCGCTTCGCAGAAAGAAATCGAGATTTTGTTGGCTAGATAACACgagattaaaagaaaactagaACGAATCAAACTGAGCTAAATGGAAATACCAAAGGAATCATTTAACTGTGCCTAAATATCACAGATGCAGTCTACAGTCGGCGAGGTTGATTATGATCGAAGTTAAAGTTAGGGTTGATGGGCGATAGGAAGTACGGTCTACCAACTGTTGTTACTTCTGTTATTACgtaagaaattcaaagcagGCCGCCAAATACTTTTATCAGTTAGTGGTCAAAACGGGCTTGTCTGGAAGTTTCAGTTGCGCGTAAAATTTCCGGaaattacttttcaattttacttTAAATGGATCCTATTTGACTTTCCAAAAAAGCTTCATATTACTGAATTCAGT carries:
- the LOC141875492 gene encoding acid phosphatase type 7-like, encoding MDHGGCLLWSLCFCFILFYPASFHPADRDLFVSDLSWYNSVHGPEQIHIAYGGSPRQMSMLWSTSSVQELASSFVHYGLAPKNYSMKAEGKFVLFTEGNPSGLQYVHRVLLEDLIPGRNYSYRVRSGSNFSEGYEFTAKRDDEDWSPQFLVYGDMGRVGGAPSLQRLIQEARSGHNTAVLHVGDFAYDFHTSGGLYGDAFMNRIQDMAARIPYMTCVGNHEIPFNFSHYRHRFSMPQLVWPTTVSRMWYSFDVAKAHFIAYSTEVYFTHGPVEEQLVWLTNDLKEANKPENRAKRPWIIAFGHRPMYCSNIDNDDCTTLHSVVRKSLEPLFFQYGVDIIIQAHEHSYERLWPVFNGTVTDHSYNNPKAPVHLISGAAGCNEVLGICLDPMLGPRGPWSAFREWFPGNAGFGKLRIENSTHVYWEQIKAWDASVTDSIWVKQHNHGPFKPMNLQL